In the genome of Zobellia nedashkovskayae, the window GAGATATATGCCATATTGTTGAATCCTCATAAGAAGAAAAAATAATTTTGGAGACGCTAGACGCAATCATTCTCGGTATCATTCAAGGATTGACCGAATTTTTACCTGTATCATCAAGTGGACATTTAGAATTAGGAAAAGCTATTTTAGGTGACAATTCCGTTCCTGAAGAAAGCCTTTTATTTACAGTTGTACTTCATGCAGCAACCGCTTTGAGTACTATTGTAGTTTTTAGAAAGGATATATGGGAAATTATTAGTGGACTCCTTACTTTTAAATGGAACGAGGAAGCGCAGTTCTCTGTTAAAATTATCATATCTATGTTGCCTGCAGTTTTTGTAGGTCTTTTTTTTGAAGAACAACTGGAAGCCTTTTTTGGCGGTAATGTTCGTTTCGTAGGTTTTATGCTTTTGATTACGGCAGTTCTTCTATATTTTGCCGATAAAGCCAAAGACACCGATAAAAAAGTAAGTTTCAAGAACGCATTCATTGTAGGTGTCTCTCAGGCCATTGCTATGTTGCCAGGTATTTCTAGAAGTGGCGCTACCATTTCTACGTCTGTATTATTAGGTGTTGACAAGACCAAAGCAGCTCGTTTTTCATTCTTAATGGTTGTTCCTCTTATTTTTGGTAAAATAGGGAAAGACCTTATGAGTGGCGACCTTAACTTTGATGGTGGAAATAACCTTGCTATGGGCGCAGGTTTTATTGCTGCTTTCGTAGCCGGTCTTGCTGCCTGTACTTGGATGATCCAATTAGTAAAAAAGAGCAAACTTTCTTACTTTGCCATTTACTGCTTTGTTGTGGGACTGATTGCTATTGCCTACGGGTATTTGGGCTAGACCGTTTCCAGTTATTCAGAACAGAGGTTAATACTTATTTATATGGATTCTCGTACCCAAGAGGACTTTCTTGATGGACAAATATTGCTTATAGACAAACCACTTGGTTGGTCTTCTTTTCAGGCGGTAAATAAATTAAAATGGGCTATTCGCACAAAGTTCAAACTTAAGAAGTTTAAAATTGGTCATGCAGGAACCTTAGATCCTTTGGCAACCGGACTACTTATAATTTGCTCTGGTAAATTCACCAAAAGAATAACAGAACTTCAAGGACAAGCAAAAGAATACACAGGTACCATTACTCTAGGTGGCACAACTCCTTCTTACGATTTGGAAACCGAAGTGGATAAAACGTACCCTACCGGACATATCACGGAAGCACTATTAGATGAAACCCTTCCCCAATTTATAGGTGATATTGAACAACGCCCACCTGTATTTTCAGCATTAAAAAAAGATGGTAAACGGCTCTATGAGTATGCCAGAGAAGGAAAAGAAGTAGAGATAAAACTGAGAAGTGTTAACGTCTCTATTTTTGAAATTACCGAAATGAAGCTCCCAGATGTTAAATTTAGAATTGTTTGCAGCAAAGGCACTTATATTAGATCTTTGGCACATGATTTGGGGCAAGCTCTACAGAGTGGAGGGCATTTATCTGAACTTAGGAGAACCAAAATAGGTGACTATAACGTAAATAATGCCATTGACCCTAATGTATTTGCGGAAAACCTACTGGGAAAAACATCAGAATCATAAAAAGAATACCCTAGCCTTTCCGTTCAACGAATAATTAAAATATTTTTTTAAAATTGTGGTTATATCACTATGACCTTGAACCGTAAACATTTAGCGTTCCTTATTACCTTTTTTTCGATGTCTATTATTGTGTTGGCACTGTAC includes:
- a CDS encoding undecaprenyl-diphosphate phosphatase, with protein sequence METLDAIILGIIQGLTEFLPVSSSGHLELGKAILGDNSVPEESLLFTVVLHAATALSTIVVFRKDIWEIISGLLTFKWNEEAQFSVKIIISMLPAVFVGLFFEEQLEAFFGGNVRFVGFMLLITAVLLYFADKAKDTDKKVSFKNAFIVGVSQAIAMLPGISRSGATISTSVLLGVDKTKAARFSFLMVVPLIFGKIGKDLMSGDLNFDGGNNLAMGAGFIAAFVAGLAACTWMIQLVKKSKLSYFAIYCFVVGLIAIAYGYLG
- the truB gene encoding tRNA pseudouridine(55) synthase TruB, whose translation is MDSRTQEDFLDGQILLIDKPLGWSSFQAVNKLKWAIRTKFKLKKFKIGHAGTLDPLATGLLIICSGKFTKRITELQGQAKEYTGTITLGGTTPSYDLETEVDKTYPTGHITEALLDETLPQFIGDIEQRPPVFSALKKDGKRLYEYAREGKEVEIKLRSVNVSIFEITEMKLPDVKFRIVCSKGTYIRSLAHDLGQALQSGGHLSELRRTKIGDYNVNNAIDPNVFAENLLGKTSES